One window from the genome of Drosophila takahashii strain IR98-3 E-12201 unplaced genomic scaffold, DtakHiC1v2 scaffold_54, whole genome shotgun sequence encodes:
- the LOC138914605 gene encoding uncharacterized protein, whose product MKTLERMIDIHIRENTEKQHLSDAQHAYRKGRSTETALHEVVCHIEKSLHFNQYTMATFLDIEAQGGVLSPLLWLINMNDILRELNSGGVKVVAYADDVVLLVSGPFPDGISNIMTGALNRLNEWAKTCGLGINPSETELMLFTRRTKIPTYSKPKIDGIELELSDKAKYLGVILDPKLSWKLNITERDTAAQSAARLKASNCWKGYHTGHCRILEDNNYLAKNKTDYMTAEIRFGNGFTTTFPTREDWENDRVTGQDEVSLYTDGSKMDCGVGAGIFAESWGIESKFHLPESATVFQAEVLAILEAAKLSIQQCLRNTKVRIYSDSQAAIKSLAAARTNSTLVADCKSALNILATNNHVQITWVPGHNDIPGNEKADELARKGSADDSYTTSLPESLNTVQARIHEHYKTLAGTEENAETTIYEGVDQNGAQLYLEALREDLTTSTYLPT is encoded by the exons ATGAAAACGCTGGAACGAATGATCGATATTCATATCCGGGAAAACACCGAGAAGCAGCATCTATCGGACGCTCAGCATGCGTACCGAAAGGGCAGATCGACAGAAACGGCACTACACGAAGTAGTTTGCCACATAGAAAAATCGCTACATTTTAACCAATATACAATGGCCACCTTCTTAGATATAGAAG CTCAGGGCGGGGTTCTATCGCCACTGCTCTGGCTCATCAACATGAACGACATATTGAGAGAACTCAATAGCGGAGGAGTAAAAGTAGTAGCCTACGCAGACGACGTAGTGTTGCTAGTATCAGGACCATTCCCAGATGGCATTAGTAATATAATGACGGGGGCCCTTAACCGACTAAATGAATGGGCAAAAACCTGCGGACTAGGTATAAACCCGAGTGAAACCGAACTGATGCTCTTCACGCGAAGAACAAAGATCCCAACATACAGCAAACCAAAAATAGATGGAATCGAACTCGAGCTATCGGATAAGGCTAAGTATCTAGGAGTGATACTAGACCCGAAGCTCTCGTGGAAACTGAACATCACGGAACGA GATACGGCAGCGCAGAGTGCGGCCAGACTGAAGGCAAGTAATTGCTGGAAAGGCTACCACACAGGGCACTGCCGTATCTTAGAGGACAACAACTATCTGGCAAAGAACAAGACGGATTATATGACAGCGGAGAtaagatttggaaacggaTTTACGACTACCTTTCCAACGAGGGAAGACTGGGAGAATGACAGAGTAACCGGACAAGATGAGGTATCACTCTACACTGACGGCTCCAAGATGGACTGTGGTGTAGGGGCTGGAATTTTCGCTGAAAGCTGGGGGATAGAATCGAAATTCCACCTCCCAGAATCAGCGACAGTTTTTCAGGCTGAGGTACTCGCTATTTTGGAAGCAGCCAAGCTTTCGATTCAGCAATGCCTCAGGAATACCAAGGTACGGATATACTCGgatagccaagcggctatcAAATCTCTCGCAGCAGCAAGAACCAACTCGACACTAGTAGCCGATTGCAAGTCGGCCCTCAACATACTAGCAACAAACAACCATGTACAGATAACATGGGTGCCAGGGCACAATGATATACCAGGAAACGAAAAGGCGGATGAACTTGCACGAAAGGGGTCGGCAGACGACTCCTATACAACTAGTCTACCTGAATCCCTTAATACAGTCCAAGCAAGGATTCACGAACACTACAAAACACTA GCTGGTACTGAAGAGAACGCGGAGACAACAATTTACGAGGGTGTGGATCAAAACGGAGCTCAGCTCTACTTGGAGGCTCTCAGAGAGGACCTCACCACTTCTACCTACCTACCTacctaa
- the LOC138914604 gene encoding uncharacterized protein, with protein MEQQTLKRLIQARGRLKATITRLVNYIENPPPQSTYSGVDAMLERLNQAFKSLEEVTDEMHLYDNVEGFEDPTEDFQTYEEKYLHALTLFASLKSDLQPSAIPQADHNMASLLQQQSEFLQRLSENGTSTLATPPPAAVSLTENPLPKIHIKPFGGDYKEWPAFKDIYESTVHNKTHLGKIQKFHYLKSFIVGEAANLLSHMSITESAYDSAWERLNERYNRPRHIVNSLLDTFMELVAAPNGDVSNLRKLTDGANEIIRGLDAVGETSRDCWVIHLVLAKIDPDSRRKWIEDTRGAATPTVTDLFKFLDDRCEDFELSQATSAIKLDPGSHTDKPAKTKRALIAVSSGNCGKCGSADHQQYRCSQFQNLNIEQRRSIVKGKSLCFNCLRPGHRSSQCKSKHSCKHCNGRQHSLVHPENMDSMTIASADTAQANSQTSGCSSTLVAQTQNSTSLTQSPGLKRSTLPTALVYVQNTKGTYTICRVLLDSGSELSYVSERCVNALGLARSPSRILVSGISSVKAETTRGLATLHIKSMVSLHTIVVAARVLGKITSSLQRDDIDETALRIYDGLQLADTSFNTSSPVEILLGN; from the coding sequence ATGGAGCAACAGACGCTTAAACGTCTTATCCAAGCACGTGGTCGGCTAAAGGCTACCATAACTCGCTTGGTGAATTACATCGAGAATCCACCTCCACAGAGCACTTACTCCGGAGTCGATGCCATGCTGGAACGGCTAAATCAAGCATTCAAGAGCCTTGAGGAGGTCACCGACGAAATGCACTTGTACGATAATGTTGAGGGTTTCGAGGATCCTACCGAAGACTTCCAAACGTATGAGGAGAAGTACTTGCACGCGCTTACCTTATTCGCGTCGTTAAAGAGCGATCTTCAACCAAGTGCCATACCGCAAGCGGATCACAACATGGCCTCATTGCTGCAACAGCAAAGTGAGTTCCTTCAGCGACTTTCAGAGAACGGAACATCTACCTTGGCCACGCCGCCGCCTGCTGCAGTTTCTTTAACTGAAAATCCGTTGCCGAAAATCCACATAAAACCCTTTGGTGGAGACTACAAGGAATGGCCAGCCTTTAAGGATATTTACGAGAGCACCGTCCACAACAAGACTCATCTGGGAAAGATTCAAAAGTTTCACTACCTTAAATCTTTCATAGTTGGTGAAGCAGCCAATCTTCTTAGTCACATGTCCATTACGGAATCAGCTTATGATTCAGCATGGGAACGCCTCAATGAACGCTATAACCGCCCAAGGCATATCGTGAACTCTTTACTGGACACCTTCATGGAACTGGTTGCTGCCCCCAACGGCGATGTATCTAATCTACGCAAACTTACTGATGGCGCCAATGAAATCATTCGTGGGCTAGATGCAGTTGGGGAGACCAGCCGTGACTGCTGGGTGATTCATCTTGTACTGGCTAAAATTGATCCCGACTCTAGAAGGAAGTGGATAGAGGACACCAGAGGCGCTGCGACGCCAACTGTTACAGACTTGTTTAAATTCCTTGATGATCGTTGCGAGGATTTTGAATTAAGCCAAGCTACATCGGCAATCAAACTCGATCCTGGCAGCCACACAGACAAGCCTGCCAAAACAAAGCGCGCACTTATTGCAGTGAGCAGTGGCAATTGTGGTAAGTGTGGCTCTGCTGACCATCAGCAATATAGATGCTCTCAATTTCAAAATCTGAACATCGAACAACGGCGCTCCATTGTGAAAGGAAAGTCGCTTTGCTTCAATTGCCTACGCCCTGGCCACCGATCTTCGCAATGTAAATCGAAACATTCGTGCAAGCACTGCAATGGCCGTCAGCACTCTCTTGTACATCCTGAAAACATGGATTCCATGACAATTGCTTCTGCGGACACTGCACAGGCCAATTCTCAAACTTCTGGATGTAGCTCAACTTTGGTCGCCCAGACGCAAAACAGCACATCATTAACACAGTCACCGGGACTCAAAAGAAGCACTTTGCCCACAGCTTTGGTGTATGTCCAAAACACTAAAGGTACTTACACAATTTGCCGTGTTCTTTTGGATAGCGGTTCTGAGCTGTCATACGTTTCTGAACGATGCGTCAACGCACTTGGGCTCGCACGTTCACCCTCAAGAATACTAGTTTCCGGAATATCTTCCGTCAAGGCCGAAACTACTAGAGGATTGGCAACGCTGCATATCAAATCAATGGTGTCACTGCATACGATTGTTGTCGCAGCCCGTGTGCTGGGCAAAATCACATCATCACTTCAACGGGACGACATTGACGAAACAGCTTTAAGGATCTACGATGGACTCCAGTTAGCCGATACATCCTTTAACACATCTTCACCAGTAGAGATTTTACTGGGAAATTAA